The following proteins are encoded in a genomic region of Glycine max cultivar Williams 82 chromosome 18, Glycine_max_v4.0, whole genome shotgun sequence:
- the LOC102663527 gene encoding uncharacterized protein, which translates to MNPPVLVPSVPGRPLILYMTVLDESMGCVVGQHDEFGKRERAVYYLSKKFTACDMNYSLLERMCCALVWTTHRLRQYMLNYTTWLVSKMDPVKYIFEKPALTGWIAQWQVLLSEFDIVYVTQKAIKGSALAYYLAQYPINDYQPMHPEFPEKDIMTLFKEEVEEEDQDKWIVWFDEEEEDGKPWYFDIKRYIEDKEYPPEASDNDKRTL; encoded by the exons atgaatcctcctgtgctcGTACCATCGGTGCCCGGAAGACCTCTTATCCTATACATGACTGTATTAgatgagtcaatggggtgtgtgGTGGGACAACATGATGAGTTCGGAAAAAGGGAACGGGCCGTCTATTACTTGAGCAAGAAGTTCACGGCATGCGATATGAACTACTCTTTGCTAGAGAGGATGTGTTGTGCCTTGGTATGGACAACTCACCGTCTGAGGCAGTATATGCTGAATTACACTACTTGGTTGGTGTCCAAAATGGATCCTGTCAAGTACATTTTCGAAAAGCCCGCTCTCACTGGATGGATAGCTCAATGGCAGGTTCTGTTGTCGGAATTCGATATTGTCTATGTCACTCAAAAGGCAATAAAGGGGAGTGCCTTGGCATATTACCTAGCTCAATATCCCATCAATGATTATCAGCCTATGCATCCAGAATTCCCTGAGAAGGATATCATGACCTTGTTTAAGGAGGAGGTCGAGGAGGAGGACCAGGAtaagtggatcgtgtggttcgATG AAGAAGAGGAggatggtaagccttggtacTTCGACATCAAACGATACATTGAAGACAAGGAATACCCGCCTGAGGCCTCTGATAATGACAAGAGGACGTTATGA
- the RIN4c gene encoding RIN4c protein, with the protein MAQRSNVPMLGKSEENVSDTAHSDKAQKGQPGSKMINPNDTKENSDVVSSAGLPHSKPRVHSEDPSGKGSVRSIHELQMSREDGDPKQFTDSPARHGGSDSAYRGHGVGSADNRKRPSRQSTGSEHSIDRSPLHRQAKTPGRDSPSWEGKNSYDSSHGTPGRSRLRPPNRGDETPDKGAAVPKFGEWDESNPASADGYTHIFNKVREEKQVGAGHVPVTPNGRQYAARNQPADDKAQSCCFCWGKK; encoded by the exons ATGGCT CAACGTTCTAATGTTCCAATGTTAGGCAAGAGTGAAGAGAATGTTTCAGATACAGCTCATTCTGACAAAGCCCAGAAAGGTCAGCCAGGTTCAAAGATGATTAATCCAAATGACACCAAGGAAAATTCAGATGTAGTTTCTTCTGCTGGCCTACCCCATTCAAAACCCAGAGTTCATTCAGAGGATCCATCTGGAAAGGGATCAGTGAGATCAATACATGAGTTACAAATGAGTAGGGAGGATGGTGATCCTAAACAATTTACTGACTCTCCAGCTCGCCATGGTGGCAGTGATTCTGCCTATCGAGGTCACGGAGTAGGTTCTGCTGACAACCGTAAAAGACCTTCAAGACAAAGTACTGGGTCTGAGCACAGCATTGACCGTTCACCCCTTCATCGCCAGGCAAAGACCCCTGGAAGAGATAGTCCTTCTTGGGAAGGAAAAAATTCATATGACAGTAGCCATGGTACCCCAGGAAGGTCCCGATTAAGACCACCTAACCGAGGGGATGAAACT CCTGATAAAGGTGCTGCTGTTCCAAAGTTTGGTGAGTGGGATGAGAGCAACCCTGCATCGGCTGATGGCTACACTCACATTTTCAACAAAGTGCGGGAGGAGAAACAGGTGGGGGCTGGACACGTGCCAGTTACGCCTAATGGGAGACAATATGCTGCTCGGAACCAACCTGCCGACGACAAAGCTCAG AGTTGCTGCTTTTGCTGGGgcaaaaaatga